A genomic region of Chryseobacterium sp. KACC 21268 contains the following coding sequences:
- a CDS encoding DNA repair ATPase, whose amino-acid sequence MEETKNQNIQLDSGAYEIIRKRLQTQKDDLISRLQELNVSRKEVFSSTNFVLKANQRIDTENTCVARGIIAIDRICIFGYNVHFGLRTEIRLEDVFSIYQFDGEQFIPQSLDVISDANFINDYQNLYKYYRDSIFSKFRRTENYLYMIFQISKNTDDLKAFKWLIKDGKLIYQDDRSIHEVKPPAQLEFEWKKTTLEDRRLGKFPHVSILDKVFIEAMGGDITFKIEDNTDSGKGIYSEKVTNLDQQLDDADYYYADLGNLIAIRIKPYQEDFRTYVFNVRTKEVINLPSLKESAILLPDNQGIIFSNGYYLQNGVHKIFDAHLENVQFLRKIASPNGEDFLYIFTQPESNTYILMSYNIIQQSVETPIICNGFTVFNDGNMIYFRTEAEATRHHQVQIWETPYMAVLKENLEKKNDPLYKVGNKQIVQAMAEAQEVIQLINKEDSYEGLYEDILRRSNTLLDSYFWIKDASLKNLGEPLKQIKEIANTAIDEFVKVQTQRKHAEEILSVTDKKLEELIFKINSTTVETLDQMVHQLADARKLQGEVIDLKNVRYIDISGVDALLEKLGEINTDLSDKTIAFLLREEALLPYEQKVELQKQKVLEIAKVFDAKEVETINDEISGELELLIDILNSLKIEDATQTTKIIEKIAVIFSSLNEIRASLSRKLTSLRSTEAVASFTAQMTLLEQSVANYMELSTSTEKVDEYYTKIVVQLEELESKFSEFDDFALKIADKRDEVIKAFNTRREQIVEQVNKRTSSLEQIGLRVLKNIENKSKTFATREEILSFYASDLMIDKIRQLVSELKTLDDVSKAENLENLIKKSQEDALRILRDKTELYVDGENIIALGKHKFSVNNQSLSLTLLNRNGELFYHLTGTSFYQKVNNIEITAFKDIWEQELISENGEVYRGEYLAYKTFLASKNSKEFDAEQFINQTIEQNYSENYVKGVHNFDALQIYNALKAMDEKLDLLRYDSHLRATSQLFWHHLSEERRTKLQALMNSTNAVLKTFPNSTRFESVINEVSTEFLAWQTTLDLTSLDSRIVAKYLFETLTKFGKFAISESSDHFNQEFVRLLESKKALTDFRNDLENEQFSLTDRFYLVLNWLNSFIDENENLENYRKYTEETATSLLFPKDEYQLIFGKDEAEITDLKGNHPTLENGNLKLDYYAFIHKLHFFETVKVPRFASFLKLKEQLSKNYEKELKINEFEPKVLTSFVRNKLINEVYFPLIGNNLSKQLGTAGDNKRTARMGMLLLISPPGYGKTTLMEYLAKTMGLHFVKVNGPTIGHSITSIDPIEAKTSGEREELKKINLAFEMADNVMLYLDDIQHLNTEFLQKFISLADGQRKIDGIFQGESKTYDLRGKRFCIVMAGNPYTESGSKFQVPDMLANRADVYNLGDVIGDTEHLFNLSLIENASIENSNLEKIASKSFKDFYALTNFVESGAEQLPDLEGNYQKQEIDDFNSVLRHILKIRNVVIKVNQNYIQSAAMQDSYRTEPPFKMQGSYRNMSKLVTQVVPMMNDKEIDQLILSHYENESQTLTADTESNLLKLKQLAGLMTDDEKQRWEDIKEIFKKNNKHGGLGKDDKVFAQFLEFNENLEGIINAIKNK is encoded by the coding sequence ATGGAAGAAACAAAAAATCAAAATATTCAGTTGGATTCCGGTGCGTACGAAATCATCCGAAAGCGTTTGCAGACGCAGAAAGATGATCTGATCTCACGTTTGCAGGAACTGAATGTTTCAAGAAAAGAAGTCTTTAGTTCTACCAATTTTGTTCTAAAGGCCAACCAAAGAATTGACACAGAAAACACTTGCGTAGCGAGAGGAATTATCGCGATCGACCGCATTTGCATCTTCGGGTACAATGTTCATTTTGGACTTCGGACAGAGATTCGTCTGGAAGATGTTTTCAGTATCTATCAGTTTGATGGAGAGCAATTTATCCCTCAGTCTTTGGATGTAATCTCTGATGCCAATTTCATTAATGATTATCAGAATCTTTACAAATATTACCGCGATTCTATTTTCTCCAAGTTCAGAAGAACGGAGAATTATCTCTATATGATTTTCCAGATCAGCAAAAATACGGATGACTTAAAAGCATTCAAATGGCTCATCAAAGATGGAAAACTGATTTATCAGGACGATAGAAGCATCCACGAGGTAAAACCGCCGGCTCAACTGGAATTTGAATGGAAAAAAACGACGTTGGAAGACAGACGATTGGGTAAATTCCCACACGTTTCTATTCTGGACAAGGTTTTTATCGAAGCGATGGGTGGCGATATCACTTTTAAAATCGAGGACAACACAGATTCTGGAAAAGGAATCTATTCTGAAAAAGTGACCAATCTGGATCAGCAATTGGACGATGCAGATTACTATTACGCAGACCTCGGAAATCTGATTGCCATTAGAATCAAGCCTTATCAGGAGGATTTTCGGACTTACGTTTTCAATGTCAGAACTAAGGAAGTCATCAATTTACCTTCGCTGAAGGAATCGGCGATTCTGCTTCCGGACAATCAAGGCATCATTTTTTCGAATGGCTATTATTTGCAAAATGGCGTTCACAAGATTTTCGATGCGCATCTGGAAAACGTCCAGTTCCTGCGCAAAATTGCATCGCCAAATGGGGAAGATTTTCTTTACATCTTTACTCAGCCGGAGAGCAACACCTACATTCTGATGTCGTACAACATCATTCAGCAATCCGTAGAAACACCGATTATCTGCAATGGTTTTACGGTTTTCAATGATGGGAATATGATCTATTTCCGAACCGAGGCCGAAGCAACGCGACATCATCAGGTTCAGATTTGGGAAACGCCGTATATGGCTGTTCTGAAGGAAAATCTTGAAAAGAAAAACGATCCGCTCTACAAAGTGGGGAACAAGCAGATTGTTCAGGCAATGGCGGAAGCGCAGGAGGTGATTCAGTTGATCAATAAAGAAGATTCGTATGAAGGTTTGTACGAGGATATTCTTCGCAGATCGAACACGCTTTTGGATTCTTATTTTTGGATCAAAGATGCTTCACTTAAAAATTTAGGTGAACCTTTGAAACAGATCAAAGAAATTGCCAACACAGCGATTGATGAATTTGTAAAAGTCCAGACCCAGCGGAAACACGCGGAAGAAATTTTGTCCGTTACCGATAAGAAATTAGAAGAATTAATTTTCAAAATCAATAGCACCACGGTCGAAACTTTGGACCAGATGGTTCATCAGCTTGCCGATGCCAGAAAATTGCAGGGCGAAGTGATTGATTTGAAAAATGTCCGCTACATCGATATTTCCGGAGTTGACGCACTTCTGGAAAAATTAGGCGAAATCAACACCGATTTGTCGGACAAAACCATCGCCTTCCTTTTGCGAGAGGAAGCGCTTTTGCCTTATGAGCAAAAAGTGGAACTTCAGAAGCAGAAAGTTCTGGAAATAGCCAAAGTTTTTGATGCAAAAGAAGTTGAAACCATCAACGACGAAATCTCCGGCGAACTGGAACTTTTGATTGATATTCTCAACAGCCTGAAAATCGAGGACGCCACACAAACCACGAAAATCATTGAGAAGATTGCAGTTATTTTTTCTTCATTGAATGAAATTCGGGCATCACTTTCCAGAAAATTGACGTCGCTGAGAAGTACCGAAGCCGTTGCCTCGTTTACAGCGCAGATGACGCTTTTGGAACAATCCGTTGCCAATTATATGGAACTTTCCACATCTACAGAAAAAGTGGATGAATATTACACCAAGATTGTCGTTCAGCTCGAAGAATTGGAAAGCAAGTTTTCTGAGTTTGATGATTTTGCGCTGAAGATTGCGGATAAGAGAGATGAGGTCATCAAGGCTTTTAACACCAGAAGAGAGCAAATCGTCGAGCAAGTCAACAAGCGAACTTCTTCTTTGGAGCAGATTGGACTTCGCGTTCTCAAAAACATCGAAAACAAATCCAAAACCTTTGCTACGAGGGAAGAAATCCTGAGTTTCTACGCTTCAGATTTAATGATTGACAAAATCCGTCAGTTGGTTTCCGAGCTTAAGACTTTGGACGATGTTTCGAAGGCAGAAAACCTCGAAAATCTCATCAAAAAATCTCAGGAAGATGCGTTGAGAATTTTAAGAGATAAAACCGAATTGTACGTTGATGGCGAAAATATTATTGCACTCGGAAAGCATAAATTCTCGGTCAATAATCAATCATTAAGCCTGACTTTATTAAACCGAAATGGCGAGTTGTTTTATCATTTGACGGGAACCAGTTTTTATCAGAAAGTCAATAATATTGAGATTACAGCGTTCAAGGATATTTGGGAACAGGAACTGATTTCGGAAAATGGAGAAGTTTATCGAGGCGAATATTTGGCTTACAAAACATTTCTGGCTTCGAAGAATTCGAAAGAATTCGACGCAGAGCAGTTCATCAACCAAACCATTGAGCAGAATTATTCTGAGAATTATGTGAAAGGCGTTCACAATTTTGATGCGTTGCAAATCTACAATGCATTGAAAGCGATGGACGAAAAGTTAGACCTTTTGCGCTACGATTCGCATTTGAGAGCCACTTCGCAACTGTTTTGGCATCACCTTTCGGAGGAGCGACGAACAAAATTGCAAGCGTTGATGAATTCCACAAATGCCGTTTTGAAGACTTTCCCAAATTCGACCAGATTCGAATCTGTCATTAATGAAGTATCAACTGAGTTTTTAGCTTGGCAAACGACATTGGATTTGACGAGCTTGGATTCGCGAATTGTTGCAAAATATCTTTTTGAAACGTTGACGAAATTCGGAAAGTTTGCGATTAGCGAATCTTCCGACCATTTTAATCAGGAATTCGTTCGTCTTTTGGAATCGAAAAAAGCTTTGACAGATTTCAGAAATGATTTGGAGAATGAGCAATTTTCTTTGACAGACCGTTTCTATCTTGTTTTGAATTGGCTCAATTCCTTCATCGATGAAAACGAAAACCTGGAAAATTACCGAAAATATACAGAAGAGACAGCTACTTCTTTACTCTTTCCGAAAGATGAATATCAACTGATTTTTGGAAAAGATGAAGCAGAAATCACAGACTTGAAAGGGAATCATCCCACGCTGGAAAACGGAAATTTAAAACTTGACTATTATGCTTTCATTCATAAGTTACATTTTTTTGAAACTGTTAAAGTTCCTCGTTTCGCTTCTTTCTTAAAACTAAAAGAACAGCTCAGTAAAAATTACGAAAAGGAACTTAAAATCAATGAGTTCGAGCCCAAAGTTTTAACGTCATTCGTTCGAAACAAATTAATCAACGAGGTTTATTTTCCATTGATAGGAAACAATCTTTCAAAGCAATTGGGCACAGCTGGAGACAACAAACGTACGGCGAGAATGGGAATGTTGCTCTTGATTTCTCCTCCAGGTTACGGAAAAACAACCTTGATGGAATATCTTGCCAAAACAATGGGACTTCATTTTGTGAAAGTCAATGGCCCAACCATCGGACATTCCATCACTTCCATAGACCCGATTGAAGCCAAAACTTCCGGCGAAAGAGAAGAGTTGAAAAAAATCAATCTCGCTTTCGAAATGGCAGATAATGTGATGCTGTATCTGGATGATATTCAGCATTTGAACACGGAGTTTTTGCAGAAATTCATTTCGTTGGCAGACGGACAAAGAAAAATTGACGGGATTTTCCAAGGTGAAAGTAAAACCTACGATTTGCGTGGAAAGCGATTTTGCATCGTGATGGCGGGAAATCCGTACACAGAAAGCGGTTCGAAATTCCAAGTTCCGGATATGCTTGCAAACCGTGCAGATGTGTACAATTTGGGTGATGTCATCGGCGATACGGAACATTTGTTCAATTTAAGTTTGATTGAAAATGCGTCGATTGAAAATTCGAATCTGGAAAAAATCGCCAGCAAATCCTTCAAAGATTTTTACGCCTTGACCAACTTTGTAGAATCTGGAGCAGAACAACTTCCGGATTTGGAAGGCAATTATCAGAAGCAGGAAATCGATGATTTTAATTCAGTTTTGAGACATATTTTGAAAATCAGAAATGTGGTCATAAAAGTAAATCAGAACTACATCCAATCTGCGGCGATGCAGGATTCTTACAGAACGGAACCGCCTTTCAAAATGCAAGGTTCTTACAGGAATATGAGCAAATTGGTTACGCAAGTCGTTCCGATGATGAATGACAAGGAAATAGACCAGCTCATCCTTTCCCATTACGAAAACGAGTCACAGACTTTGACCGCGGACACGGAAAGCAATCTATTGAAATTGAAACAATTAGCAGGATTAATGACAGATGATGAGAAACAACGTTGGGAAGACATCAAAGAAATTTTCAAAAAGAACAACAAGCACGGCGGACTCGGAAAAGACGACAAAGTATTTGCCCAGTTTTTAGAATTCAATGAAAATCTTGAGGGCATTATCAACGCAATCAAAAACAAATAA
- a CDS encoding PspA/IM30 family protein: MNIFKKIFRIGQAEIHSVVEKMEDPIKMTEQGIREMRDDLDQSLEAYAKVKALAIRTKNNADKKGEEAKEFEQKAILLLQKAQSSELETEKAEALAKEALMLKKQLVSESEELIKQAEVHEKSVNELQKNIDVLKFNINKWESELSTLKARVKVSNATKEVNRQMAKIDSNSTISMLERMKEKVEEDEALSQAYGSMATGNKTVTDEIDEALGTNSVDKDLEDLKRQLGI; encoded by the coding sequence ATGAATATTTTTAAAAAAATTTTTAGAATAGGACAAGCGGAGATTCATTCCGTAGTCGAAAAGATGGAAGACCCGATCAAAATGACGGAACAAGGTATCCGCGAAATGCGAGATGATCTTGATCAATCTCTTGAAGCTTATGCAAAAGTGAAAGCCTTGGCGATCCGCACCAAAAACAATGCGGATAAAAAAGGTGAAGAAGCAAAAGAGTTTGAGCAAAAAGCAATTCTATTGTTGCAAAAAGCACAATCCAGCGAGTTGGAAACTGAAAAAGCGGAAGCTCTGGCGAAAGAGGCTTTGATGCTAAAAAAACAATTGGTCTCTGAATCTGAGGAATTAATAAAACAAGCAGAAGTTCACGAAAAATCTGTCAATGAATTGCAGAAGAATATTGATGTTCTTAAATTTAACATCAACAAATGGGAAAGCGAACTTTCGACTTTGAAAGCCAGAGTCAAAGTTTCCAACGCGACCAAAGAAGTGAACCGACAAATGGCGAAGATCGATTCAAATTCCACCATCAGTATGTTGGAAAGAATGAAGGAAAAAGTGGAAGAGGACGAAGCTTTGTCACAGGCCTATGGTTCTATGGCTACGGGAAACAAAACCGTGACAGATGAAATAGATGAAGCGCTCGGAACCAATTCTGTGGACAAAGATCTGGAAGATTTGAAAAGGCAACTCGGAATTTAA
- a CDS encoding DUF4177 domain-containing protein, producing MKKRFEYKTIEIKPKGTWSWKFDIEEIDKVLNKYGMDGWELVSVASRDMSGTAYGFHYTFKREI from the coding sequence ATGAAAAAAAGATTTGAATACAAAACGATAGAGATCAAACCAAAGGGAACTTGGTCTTGGAAATTCGACATCGAAGAAATTGACAAGGTGCTTAACAAGTATGGAATGGATGGCTGGGAACTGGTTTCGGTTGCCAGCCGGGATATGAGCGGAACGGCTTACGGATTCCATTACACGTTCAAGAGAGAGATTTAA
- a CDS encoding quinone-dependent dihydroorotate dehydrogenase: MYKSLIRPLLFKFDPEEVHHFTFSALKNFGFLAKLFLPKPIVDKRLEREVFGLKFKNPVGLAAGFDKDAKLFNELSDLGFGFIEIGTLTPKPQAGNDKKRLFRLKEDSAIINRMGFNNGGVDEAIERLKKNKNVLIGGNIGKNKVTPNEEAVNDYKICFEKLFPYVDYFVVNVSSPNTPNLRELQDKKPLTELLSTLQNLNLEKPKQKPILLKIAPDLTDEQLLDIIDIIKETQIAGVIATNTTLSRENLISENKTETGGLSGKPLTKRSTEVIRFLSEKSGKAFPIIGVGGIHTAQDAIEKLDAGASLVQLYTGFIYEGPELINEINREILKRK; the protein is encoded by the coding sequence ATGTACAAAAGCCTAATTCGTCCGCTTCTTTTCAAATTCGACCCAGAAGAAGTTCATCACTTTACATTTTCTGCTCTCAAGAATTTTGGTTTTCTGGCCAAATTATTTTTACCAAAACCAATTGTTGACAAACGTCTCGAGCGTGAAGTTTTCGGATTGAAATTCAAAAATCCGGTTGGTTTGGCGGCTGGTTTTGATAAAGACGCCAAACTCTTCAATGAACTTTCTGACCTCGGATTTGGCTTCATAGAAATCGGAACTTTGACACCGAAACCTCAGGCTGGAAATGATAAAAAACGATTGTTCCGATTGAAGGAAGATTCTGCTATCATCAACCGAATGGGATTCAATAATGGTGGTGTGGACGAAGCGATTGAAAGATTAAAGAAAAACAAAAACGTTCTCATTGGTGGAAATATCGGAAAAAATAAAGTGACGCCAAATGAAGAAGCGGTCAACGATTATAAAATCTGTTTCGAGAAATTATTTCCTTACGTTGATTATTTCGTGGTGAATGTAAGTTCGCCAAACACACCAAATCTCCGCGAACTTCAGGACAAAAAACCTTTGACAGAATTGTTGTCAACACTTCAAAACCTTAATCTCGAAAAGCCAAAACAGAAACCAATCCTTCTGAAAATCGCACCCGATTTGACAGACGAGCAACTTTTGGATATTATTGATATCATTAAAGAAACTCAAATCGCTGGCGTGATTGCGACGAATACAACTTTGTCAAGAGAAAATTTAATCTCAGAAAACAAAACCGAAACTGGCGGACTTTCCGGAAAACCATTGACAAAACGTTCGACGGAAGTCATCAGATTTCTCTCAGAAAAAAGTGGAAAAGCGTTTCCAATCATCGGCGTTGGCGGAATCCATACGGCACAAGATGCGATAGAAAAACTTGATGCTGGCGCGAGTCTTGTACAGCTTTATACAGGATTTATTTACGAAGGTCCGGAGTTGATTAATGAAATCAATCGGGAAATTCTGAAGAGAAAGTAA
- a CDS encoding flotillin family protein yields the protein MTQMTILAIGGSNIMLLIVGIIVFLFIAFLVVLSSFYKKIPQGKAIVRTGVGGTNVAFNKGMYVVPIFHKMEIMDISVKKIDIARMENDGLICKDNIRADIKVAFFVRVNKSVDDVISVAQNLGCERASDPETLKSIFEAKFSEALKTVGKKFDFIELYEARREFRDEILNIIGTDLNGYILDDCAIDYLEQTELRFLSAENILDSEGIRKITELTAQQNMNANLIRRAEEKTIKKQNVEAREAILELERQLAEKEERQKREIENIKARENAEILKVNEEERLKSETVRIQTEETLAVQEENKLRQIIIAEKNKLRTDAVETERVEKDRALEQTERERIVTLAQIEKERTIETEKKSIQNVIKERVQLEKGVVEEQQNVKDVEIYRDAERKKQAGVIAASQEAEERLVATVKAAEASRIAAEQEKEKKIIDADAQKSVAERKAQELIIDAEAKKEAATKEAEARKIIAEAQAKEEAAIGLSEAEVMIAKAEAQEVQGEKEASVIEKKAEAVRKEGLAQAEVVREKALAEAKGIEGKADAMKKLNEAGQSHEEFKLQLQKEKDVELAQINIQKDIASAQAEVLSEALKTAKIDIVGGETMFFENIVRQVSNSKGFDHLINNSQHALDIKSSLMGPDGKGDLAEKVRNLAERYGISSNDIKNLTVSAALIKLQQASSSAENTEDTNFINSLFGMAKNLGISNRKLG from the coding sequence ATGACTCAAATGACCATTTTAGCGATTGGTGGGAGCAATATTATGCTACTCATCGTTGGAATAATCGTCTTCCTTTTTATTGCCTTTTTGGTAGTATTAAGTTCATTCTATAAAAAAATTCCGCAAGGAAAAGCCATTGTCCGAACTGGAGTTGGTGGAACCAATGTTGCCTTCAACAAAGGGATGTACGTGGTTCCGATTTTCCATAAGATGGAAATAATGGACATCTCCGTTAAAAAAATTGACATTGCCCGTATGGAAAACGACGGATTGATCTGCAAAGACAATATCCGCGCAGACATCAAAGTGGCTTTTTTCGTGCGAGTGAATAAATCTGTGGATGATGTCATCAGCGTTGCACAGAACTTGGGTTGCGAAAGAGCCTCTGACCCAGAAACTTTGAAAAGTATTTTCGAGGCTAAGTTTTCTGAAGCTTTGAAAACAGTAGGAAAAAAATTCGATTTTATTGAATTGTATGAAGCCAGAAGAGAATTCCGAGATGAGATTCTGAATATCATCGGAACAGATTTAAATGGTTATATATTAGATGATTGCGCCATTGATTATCTTGAACAGACAGAATTGCGTTTCCTAAGTGCAGAGAATATCTTGGATTCAGAAGGGATCAGAAAGATCACAGAATTGACCGCACAGCAAAATATGAACGCCAATCTCATCCGCAGAGCAGAAGAGAAAACTATCAAAAAACAAAACGTTGAGGCGCGCGAGGCGATTTTGGAACTGGAAAGACAATTGGCAGAAAAAGAAGAACGTCAAAAACGTGAAATCGAAAATATCAAAGCCCGAGAAAATGCCGAGATTCTGAAAGTGAACGAAGAAGAGCGTTTGAAATCCGAAACCGTGAGAATCCAAACCGAGGAAACGCTTGCAGTACAGGAAGAAAATAAACTTCGCCAAATCATCATCGCAGAAAAAAACAAATTGCGTACAGATGCCGTAGAAACCGAAAGAGTGGAGAAAGACCGCGCATTGGAGCAAACCGAAAGAGAAAGAATCGTAACGCTAGCTCAGATTGAGAAAGAAAGAACCATCGAAACGGAGAAAAAATCGATCCAAAATGTGATCAAAGAACGCGTGCAATTGGAAAAGGGCGTGGTAGAAGAGCAGCAAAACGTGAAAGATGTAGAAATCTACCGCGATGCAGAACGCAAGAAACAAGCCGGCGTTATCGCTGCAAGTCAGGAAGCAGAAGAAAGATTGGTTGCAACGGTGAAAGCGGCAGAAGCTTCAAGAATTGCCGCCGAGCAGGAAAAGGAAAAGAAAATCATTGATGCCGATGCACAGAAAAGCGTTGCAGAAAGAAAGGCTCAAGAATTAATCATTGATGCCGAAGCGAAAAAAGAAGCGGCAACGAAAGAAGCAGAAGCAAGAAAAATCATCGCGGAAGCACAAGCTAAAGAAGAAGCGGCAATTGGGTTATCCGAAGCAGAAGTAATGATCGCCAAGGCAGAAGCGCAGGAAGTTCAGGGTGAAAAAGAAGCATCTGTGATCGAGAAAAAAGCTGAAGCTGTTCGCAAGGAAGGTTTGGCTCAGGCTGAGGTTGTTCGTGAAAAAGCATTAGCAGAGGCAAAAGGCATCGAAGGAAAAGCTGACGCGATGAAAAAACTTAACGAAGCGGGACAATCTCACGAGGAGTTCAAGCTACAGTTGCAGAAAGAAAAAGACGTGGAATTGGCTCAAATCAACATCCAAAAAGATATCGCATCTGCACAGGCTGAAGTGCTTTCTGAAGCTTTGAAAACTGCGAAGATCGACATCGTTGGTGGTGAGACAATGTTCTTTGAGAATATCGTGCGACAAGTTTCCAACTCCAAAGGTTTTGACCACTTGATCAACAATTCACAACACGCTTTGGACATCAAAAGTTCTTTGATGGGACCAGACGGAAAAGGTGACTTGGCAGAAAAAGTCAGAAATCTTGCAGAAAGATATGGAATCTCATCCAACGACATCAAAAACCTGACAGTTTCTGCAGCGTTGATCAAACTTCAGCAAGCTTCCTCATCGGCTGAAAATACGGAGGATACCAATTTTATCAATTCCCTTTTCGGAATGGCAAAAAACCTTGGGATTTCCAATAGAAAATTAGGATAA